From a single Hevea brasiliensis isolate MT/VB/25A 57/8 unplaced genomic scaffold, ASM3005281v1 Scaf1, whole genome shotgun sequence genomic region:
- the LOC131176337 gene encoding rust resistance kinase Lr10-like has translation MGFKGCVLGLLRYLLVIFVLCRAALFLGGVILAVLFFINIWRRRHLSEYGIVEEFLRSHNNLMPVRYTYSDIKKITNCFKHKLGEGGYGSVYKGKLRSGYFAAIKMLGKSKANGQEFINEVATIGRIHHVNVVRLIGFCAEGSKRALIYEFMPNGSLDKYIFSQEGGITISIEKMYDISLGVARGIEYLHRGCNMQILHFDIKPHNILLDENFIPKVSDFGLAKLYPTDNSIVSLTAARGTIGYMAPELIYKSIGSISYKADVYSFGKLLMEMAGRRKNFNASDKHWSQIYYPSWVYDQFNEGKDIEIGDATEEERKITKKMIVVALWCIQLRPSDRPSMHKVVEMLESEIECIEMPPKPTFYPQEMPKEDFEIKASKELSNIPQSYLNSISWMLNGR, from the coding sequence TGTTGTGTCGTGCTGCCTTATTCCTGGGTGGGGTTATTTTGGCTGtcctattttttataaatatatggcGAAGGAGGCATTTATCTGAATATGGTATAGTTGAAGAATTTTTGCGAAGTCATAATAATCTTATGCCAGTTAGATATACTTATTCAGATATCAAAAAGATCACTAATTGTTTCAAACACAAGTTGGGTGAAGGAGGTTATGGCTCTGTATATAAAGGAAAACTTCGCAGTGGTTATTTTGCAGCAATAAAAATGTTGGGTAAATCTAAAGCTAATGGTCAAGAATTCATTAATGAAGTGGCTACAATTGGAAGAATTCACCATGTTAATGTAGTGAGGCTCATTGGATTTTGTGCTGAAGGATCTAAACGAGCTCTTATATATGAATTTATGCCTAATGGATCTCTAGATAAATACATATTTTCTCAAGAAGGTGGCATCACAATAAGCATTGAGAAAATGTATGATATTTCTCTCGGAGTAGCTCGTGGCATTGAATATCTACATCGAGGTTGTAACATGCAAATTTTGCATTTCGATATCAAACCACACAACATTCTTCTTGATGAAAATTTCATTCCAAAAGTTTCAGATTTTGGATTGGCAAAGTTATATCCAACAGATAATAGTATTGTGTCTCTCACAGCAGCAAGAGGAACAATAGGTTACATGGCTCCGGAGTTGATATATAAAAGTATTGGAAGCATCTCTTACAAAGCAGATGTCTATAGTTTTGGAAAGTTATTGATGGAAATGGCTGGTAGAAGGAAGAATTTCAATGCATCTGATAAGCATTGGAGCCAAATATACTATCCTTCATGGGTTTATGACCAATTCAATGAAGGAAAGGACATAGAAATTGGAGATGCAACAGAAGAGGAAaggaaaataacaaaaaagatgATTGTAGTAGCATTGTGGTGTATTCAATTGAGGCCTAGTGATCGTCCTTCAATGCATAAAGTTGTAGAAATGCTTGAAAGTGAAATTGAATGCATAGAAATGCCTCCAAAACCTACTTTCTATCCACAAGAGATGCCAAAAGAAGATTTTGAAATCAAAGCAAGCAAAGAGTTATCAAATATACCACAAagttatttaaattctattagtTGGATGTTGAATGGACGTTGA